A window of the Pyxidicoccus trucidator genome harbors these coding sequences:
- a CDS encoding DUF6174 domain-containing protein — MSRSGWSRRAVMQALTGALIFGSVGCGDGQREELDSERKSWEAVRPSRYRFDYTVTGAAPGRGPWRIEVNEQQVVSLTWVGVGATPTPGLTEATAPTVEALFEHVARAFDESSVQATVRYDPQWHHPVEAYFDAGEEGDGFTTAEFTPVD, encoded by the coding sequence ATGTCGCGGTCTGGCTGGAGCAGAAGGGCCGTCATGCAGGCGCTCACCGGGGCCCTCATCTTCGGGTCGGTGGGATGCGGGGACGGTCAGCGGGAGGAGTTGGACTCCGAGCGCAAGTCGTGGGAGGCGGTGCGTCCGAGCCGCTACCGATTCGACTACACCGTGACGGGCGCGGCGCCCGGCAGGGGCCCCTGGCGCATCGAGGTGAACGAGCAGCAGGTCGTATCGCTGACCTGGGTCGGCGTGGGGGCAACGCCCACGCCAGGGCTCACCGAGGCGACCGCACCGACCGTCGAGGCGCTCTTCGAGCATGTGGCGCGGGCCTTCGACGAGTCCTCCGTCCAGGCGACGGTGCGCTATGACCCTCAATGGCACCATCCCGTCGAGGCGTACTTCGACGCAGGGGAAGAGGGCGACGGCTTCACGACCGCCGAGTTCACTCCAGTGGACTGA
- a CDS encoding 2OG-Fe dioxygenase family protein: protein MSFSPPVTPPSDVLAVLRARGYAVLSRTGLCELVGTPAPALDPLLPTWNDLPLDGYLRDGGRYRSRRHSCFVIDGDAVTQVPHRAHWQPVEYNALHGGLERWFEPITPAVVSQSVWPQLLRGLAACCSALKGTQPWYVEAHQFRIDTTDGIGRPTPEGAHRDGVDFVAVVLTGREGIKGGETRVFEAAGPSGIRFTLTEPWSALLLDDERVIHESTPIQPLGGKGHRDTLVLTFRAKGFQGPVSPLE from the coding sequence ATGAGCTTCTCGCCGCCCGTCACACCTCCCTCGGATGTCCTCGCTGTCCTCCGCGCGCGCGGCTACGCCGTCCTCAGCCGCACGGGCCTGTGCGAGCTGGTGGGCACGCCCGCTCCCGCGCTCGACCCGCTGCTGCCGACCTGGAACGACCTGCCGCTCGACGGGTACTTGAGAGACGGCGGGCGCTATCGCTCGCGCCGGCACTCGTGCTTCGTCATCGACGGCGACGCCGTTACCCAGGTGCCGCACCGCGCGCACTGGCAGCCCGTCGAGTACAACGCGCTGCACGGCGGGCTGGAGCGCTGGTTCGAGCCGATTACCCCGGCCGTCGTCTCACAGTCCGTGTGGCCCCAATTGCTGCGCGGGCTCGCGGCGTGCTGCTCCGCGCTGAAGGGGACGCAGCCCTGGTACGTCGAGGCGCACCAGTTCCGCATCGACACGACGGATGGCATCGGCCGGCCGACGCCCGAGGGCGCGCACCGCGACGGCGTGGACTTCGTCGCCGTGGTGCTCACCGGACGTGAAGGCATCAAGGGCGGCGAGACGCGCGTGTTCGAGGCAGCGGGGCCGAGCGGCATCCGCTTCACGCTCACCGAGCCCTGGTCCGCGCTGCTGCTCGATGACGAGCGCGTGATTCACGAGAGCACGCCCATCCAGCCGCTGGGTGGGAAGGGGCACCGCGACACGCTGGTGCTGACCTTCCGCGCGAAGGGCTTCCAGGGTCCGGTCAGTCCACTGGAGTGA
- a CDS encoding acyltransferase family protein, translating into MTTAGRVPLFENVRGALVVLVVMGHSLEPLLAREPLARALYTALYLFHIPAFAFLSGHLSRAELNRKALAGIAWSLLAPLVIFQALYAAFDAWVLGRGWNWQWLVMPYWLLWFLLSLACWRLMLPLLRRLPMPLGVSLALALGAGLLPWVGYLFGLSRTLVFLPCFVAGYLARREWLLGDTGRSGPRRHALAGALFLALAGFVWAMATGSVSAPSPQWLYGSTSYVALGADPLTGMATRLALFCCALALTWGVFVLCPRNDGALTRLGGRSLAPFLLHGFAVRGIEKVGGFSLIHGATGVLLVLLGGAILAVLLGQPLIVRITRPLWEPRRLFQRG; encoded by the coding sequence GTGACGACCGCTGGACGAGTGCCCCTGTTCGAGAACGTGCGCGGCGCGCTCGTCGTGCTCGTGGTGATGGGGCACTCGCTGGAGCCGCTCCTCGCCCGCGAGCCGCTGGCGAGGGCGCTCTACACGGCCCTCTACCTGTTCCACATTCCCGCGTTCGCGTTCCTCTCCGGGCACCTGTCGCGCGCGGAGCTGAACAGGAAGGCCCTGGCCGGCATCGCGTGGTCGCTGCTCGCGCCGCTCGTCATCTTCCAGGCGCTGTATGCGGCGTTCGACGCGTGGGTGCTGGGACGAGGGTGGAACTGGCAGTGGCTGGTGATGCCGTACTGGCTGCTCTGGTTCCTGCTGAGCCTCGCGTGCTGGCGGCTCATGCTGCCGCTGCTTCGCCGTCTGCCCATGCCCCTGGGGGTGTCCCTCGCCCTCGCGCTCGGAGCGGGCCTGCTGCCGTGGGTGGGCTATCTCTTCGGCCTCTCGCGCACGCTCGTGTTCCTCCCCTGCTTCGTCGCGGGATACCTGGCCCGCAGGGAGTGGCTGCTGGGCGACACGGGACGGAGCGGCCCGCGCCGACACGCGCTCGCCGGGGCCCTGTTCCTGGCACTGGCGGGCTTCGTCTGGGCCATGGCCACCGGGAGCGTCTCCGCGCCGAGCCCACAGTGGTTGTACGGCAGCACCAGCTACGTGGCGCTCGGCGCGGATCCACTTACCGGAATGGCGACGCGACTCGCGCTCTTCTGCTGTGCGCTCGCGCTCACCTGGGGCGTCTTCGTGTTGTGTCCACGAAATGACGGAGCCCTCACACGTCTGGGAGGGCGCAGCCTTGCGCCCTTCCTGCTACATGGGTTCGCGGTGCGTGGCATCGAGAAGGTTGGCGGCTTCTCCCTGATTCACGGAGCCACGGGCGTGCTGCTCGTGCTGCTCGGTGGTGCAATTCTCGCGGTGCTGCTCGGACAGCCGCTCATCGTGCGCATCACTCGCCCACTGTGGGAGCCGCGACGACTCTTCCAGCGAGGCTGA
- a CDS encoding prolyl oligopeptidase family serine peptidase — MGRVFVASMLTGLLTASGAGAEEDPFLWLEEVQGPRALEWVRAQNEKTLATLEKDPRFETFHTEALGFLTATDRIPTPDFRAGGVDNFWQDAANPHGVWRHTSLDSYASLAPQWKTVLDLDALSKAEGTNWIWKGSDCLPPADQRCLVKLSDGGKDAVTVREFDAAAGAFIEGGFRLPEGKQSSEWLDADTLLVGRDWGGDTLTESGYAFVLKRWKRGTPLAEAQEAFRGQRTDVHVSPTLLRDAEGRLQAVLANRAVTFFESEFWLLGDAAPARVPLPRKASFQAFVEGQVVFSIEEDWGRFKQGALLAYSLAALKADAAKARPTLVLQPGPRQAIDSVSATRGRLLVNVYEDVKGALDVYTPVKGRWTRKRLALPKNASVGITATSSAHDRLFVKSQGFLEPTALWLGDAGTGTAKQVKSLPARFDASSHRVDQFWVASKDGTRVPYFVVRSRTRKLDGAAPTLVHAYGGFQVSKTPVYLPEVGKLWLERGGAFVVANIRGGGEFGPRWHQSALREHRQRAFDDFAAVLEDLVRRKVSSPRRMGIYGRSNGGVLTSVAMTQHPDLFNAAVIESPLIDMLRYHKLPAGASWVGEYGNPEVPGDATFIAKYSAYQNLKAGVRYPKPYITTNTKDDRVHPGHARKFAARLEAMGLPYLYYENTDGGHSNDADPLLNARRWALHHVYLAQQLMD, encoded by the coding sequence ATGGGCAGGGTGTTCGTCGCGTCGATGCTGACCGGGTTGTTGACCGCCTCCGGGGCCGGTGCCGAGGAGGACCCCTTCCTGTGGCTGGAGGAGGTCCAGGGCCCCCGGGCGCTGGAGTGGGTCCGCGCCCAGAACGAGAAGACGCTGGCGACGCTGGAGAAGGACCCGCGCTTCGAGACCTTCCACACCGAGGCGCTCGGGTTCCTCACCGCCACCGACCGCATCCCCACCCCCGACTTCCGGGCGGGCGGCGTGGACAACTTCTGGCAGGACGCCGCCAACCCACACGGGGTGTGGAGGCACACCTCGCTCGACAGCTACGCCAGCCTGGCCCCCCAGTGGAAGACGGTGCTGGACCTGGACGCGCTGTCGAAGGCCGAGGGCACCAACTGGATATGGAAGGGCAGCGACTGCCTGCCGCCCGCGGACCAGCGGTGCCTCGTGAAGCTCTCCGATGGTGGCAAGGACGCGGTGACGGTGCGCGAGTTCGACGCCGCCGCCGGTGCCTTCATCGAGGGCGGCTTCCGGCTCCCGGAGGGCAAGCAGTCCTCGGAGTGGCTGGACGCGGACACGCTGCTGGTGGGCCGGGATTGGGGCGGCGACACCCTCACCGAGTCCGGCTACGCCTTCGTGCTCAAGCGCTGGAAGCGCGGGACGCCGCTGGCGGAGGCCCAGGAGGCGTTCCGGGGCCAGCGCACGGACGTGCACGTCTCGCCCACCCTGCTCAGGGATGCGGAGGGGCGGCTCCAGGCCGTGCTGGCCAACCGCGCGGTGACCTTCTTCGAGTCCGAGTTCTGGTTGCTCGGTGACGCGGCCCCGGCGCGCGTGCCCCTTCCCCGGAAGGCGTCCTTCCAGGCCTTCGTGGAGGGCCAGGTCGTCTTCTCGATTGAGGAGGACTGGGGCCGCTTCAAGCAGGGCGCCTTGCTCGCGTACTCCCTTGCCGCGCTGAAGGCGGACGCCGCGAAGGCCCGCCCGACGCTGGTGCTCCAGCCCGGGCCGCGCCAGGCCATCGACTCGGTGTCCGCGACGCGCGGCAGGCTGCTGGTCAACGTGTACGAGGACGTGAAGGGCGCGCTGGACGTCTACACGCCGGTGAAGGGCCGCTGGACTCGCAAGCGGCTGGCCCTGCCGAAGAACGCGTCGGTGGGCATCACCGCCACCTCCTCGGCGCATGACCGGCTCTTCGTGAAGTCGCAGGGCTTCCTGGAGCCGACGGCGCTATGGCTGGGAGACGCCGGGACGGGGACGGCGAAGCAGGTGAAGTCCCTGCCGGCGCGCTTCGACGCGTCCAGCCACCGGGTGGACCAGTTCTGGGTGGCGTCGAAGGACGGCACGCGGGTGCCCTACTTCGTGGTGCGCTCCCGGACGCGCAAGCTGGACGGGGCCGCGCCCACGCTGGTGCATGCCTACGGCGGCTTCCAGGTCTCCAAGACGCCCGTATACCTGCCGGAGGTCGGCAAGCTGTGGCTGGAGCGCGGCGGCGCCTTCGTGGTCGCCAACATCCGGGGCGGCGGCGAGTTCGGTCCCCGCTGGCACCAGTCCGCGCTGCGCGAGCACCGGCAGCGCGCCTTCGACGACTTCGCCGCGGTGCTGGAGGACCTGGTGCGCAGGAAGGTCAGCTCCCCGCGCCGCATGGGCATCTACGGGCGCTCCAACGGTGGCGTCCTCACCAGCGTGGCGATGACGCAGCACCCGGACCTCTTCAACGCGGCCGTCATCGAGAGCCCGCTCATCGACATGCTGCGCTACCACAAGCTGCCGGCCGGCGCGTCGTGGGTGGGCGAGTACGGCAACCCGGAGGTGCCCGGGGACGCCACGTTCATCGCGAAGTACTCCGCCTACCAGAACCTCAAGGCGGGCGTGCGCTACCCCAAGCCGTACATCACCACCAACACCAAGGACGACCGCGTCCACCCCGGCCACGCGCGCAAGTTCGCGGCCAGGCTGGAGGCCATGGGGCTGCCGTACCTCTATTACGAGAACACCGACGGCGGGCACTCCAACGACGCGGACCCGCTGCTGAATGCGCGCCGCTGGGCGCTGCACCATGTGTACCTGGCGCAGCAGTTGATGGACTGA